GGCCTGCCAAGAGCGGGGCAACGAACGGCGTGGGTTTATTGGTCACCACCGCCATCGGAACGCCCTGCTGCGCCAACTGCGCCAGCGTCTCTTTTACCTGTGGAAACAGCGTGCTGCCACTATCCACCGTCTGCGCATAATAGACATCGAACCGCTCACGGGTTTCTTGCAAGCGTGCACCTGTAGGCTCAACACCAGCCCAGCGCAGCGCCCGTTCAACCATCACATCCGCGCCGTTACCAATCCAGGTTGCGACACGCGCTTCACCCGCGGCAGGCAACGACTGCGCCACTAAGGCCTGATCGATCGCCGCCGCCAGACCCGGTGCGCTGTGAATCAGCGTCCCGTCCAAATCAAAAGCTAATCCGCGAACTGCGGTTAATTCAGTCATGTGTCGTCCTTGAAATTTCACTACGCATTTGATCAATGACGGCACGGTAATCTGGATGACCAAAAATAGCCGAGCCCGCCACAAACATATCGGCGCCCGCTTCAGCAATCGCGCCGATATTTTCTACTTTTACGCCGCCATCAACTTCCAGTCGAATGTCGTAACCGCTGTCGTCGATCAAGCGACGAACCTGACGCAGTTTATCCAGCGTGCTGGGAATAAAGGACTGGCCGCCAAATCCAGGGTTAACCGACATCAGCAGAATGATGTCCAGCTTATCCATGACGTAATCGAGATAACTTAGCGGCGTCGCTGGATTAAACACCAAACCAGCTTTGCAGCCGTGATCTTTAATCAGCTGCAATGAACGATCGAGATGATCCGTGGCTTCGGGATGAAAGGTAATGAAACTGGCACCCGCGTTGGCGAAATCCGGGATGATACGATCAACCGGTTTCACCATCAGGTGAACGTCAATCGGCGCGGTAATGCCGTAATCGCGCAGGGATTTCAGGACCAGCGGGCCAATCGTCAAATTTGGCACATAGTGGTTATCCATGACATCAAAATGGACCACATCCGCCCCAGCAGCCAATACGTTAGCGGTATCTTCACCAAGACGGGCAAAATCAG
This genomic interval from Pectobacterium aquaticum contains the following:
- a CDS encoding phosphoglycolate phosphatase, which produces MTELTAVRGLAFDLDGTLIHSAPGLAAAIDQALVAQSLPAAGEARVATWIGNGADVMVERALRWAGVEPTGARLQETRERFDVYYAQTVDSGSTLFPQVKETLAQLAQQGVPMAVVTNKPTPFVAPLLAGLGIGDYFSLIIGGDDVIVKKPHPAPLYLVLGKLGLRASELLFVGDSRNDIQAAQAASCRSIGMTYGYNYGEAIELSQPDIVLDRFADILPLIGHSSSHNQEPLV
- the rpe gene encoding ribulose-phosphate 3-epimerase — its product is MKPFLIAPSILSADFARLGEDTANVLAAGADVVHFDVMDNHYVPNLTIGPLVLKSLRDYGITAPIDVHLMVKPVDRIIPDFANAGASFITFHPEATDHLDRSLQLIKDHGCKAGLVFNPATPLSYLDYVMDKLDIILLMSVNPGFGGQSFIPSTLDKLRQVRRLIDDSGYDIRLEVDGGVKVENIGAIAEAGADMFVAGSAIFGHPDYRAVIDQMRSEISRTTHD